In one window of Vibrio sp. JC009 DNA:
- the trpB gene encoding tryptophan synthase subunit beta codes for MAKLDAYFGEYGGQFVPQILVPALEQLEEEFVKAQDDPEFHAEFMTLLQEYAGRPTALTLCRNLAKGTKTKIYLKREDLLHGGAHKTNQVLGQALLAKRMGKHEIIAETGAGQHGVATALACALLGLKCRVYMGAKDVERQSPNVFRMKLMGAEVIPVHSGSSTLKDACNEALRDWSGSYETAHYLLGTAAGPHPFPTIVREFQRMIGEETKNQILAREGRLPDAVIACVGGGSNAIGMFADFIEEESVKLIGVEPAGKGIDTDQHGAPLKHGKTGIFFGMKAPLMQDENGQVEESYSVSAGLDFPSVGPQHAHLNATGRAEYDSVTDDEALEAFQLLARNEGIIPALESSHALAHAVKMAKADPEKEQILVVNLSGRGDKDIFTVHKLLDEKGAL; via the coding sequence CTATTTCGGAGAGTACGGTGGTCAGTTCGTACCTCAGATACTGGTTCCGGCACTGGAACAACTGGAAGAAGAATTTGTAAAAGCGCAGGACGATCCTGAGTTTCACGCTGAATTTATGACTCTGCTGCAGGAATATGCTGGCAGACCAACGGCTCTGACACTTTGTCGTAACCTAGCAAAAGGCACTAAAACCAAGATCTACTTAAAGCGTGAAGACCTGCTTCACGGTGGCGCGCACAAAACCAACCAGGTATTGGGACAGGCACTTTTAGCAAAACGCATGGGCAAGCACGAAATCATCGCAGAAACCGGCGCTGGTCAGCACGGTGTAGCAACTGCTCTGGCATGTGCACTGCTTGGCCTTAAGTGCCGTGTTTATATGGGCGCAAAAGATGTTGAGCGTCAAAGCCCGAACGTATTTCGTATGAAACTGATGGGCGCGGAAGTTATCCCGGTTCACTCTGGTTCATCAACTCTTAAGGATGCCTGTAACGAAGCGCTGCGCGACTGGTCAGGCAGCTACGAAACCGCTCACTACCTTCTTGGCACTGCAGCGGGCCCTCACCCCTTCCCGACCATAGTTCGTGAATTCCAGCGTATGATTGGCGAAGAGACCAAGAACCAGATCCTTGCCCGCGAAGGCCGTCTTCCGGATGCAGTAATCGCCTGTGTTGGCGGTGGCTCTAACGCTATCGGTATGTTTGCAGACTTTATCGAAGAAGAGAGCGTAAAACTGATTGGTGTTGAACCGGCAGGTAAAGGAATTGATACCGACCAGCACGGTGCGCCACTGAAACACGGTAAAACCGGTATCTTCTTTGGTATGAAAGCGCCTCTGATGCAGGATGAAAACGGCCAGGTGGAAGAGTCTTACTCTGTTTCTGCGGGTCTGGACTTCCCGTCAGTAGGCCCTCAGCACGCGCACCTGAACGCGACCGGCCGTGCGGAATACGACTCAGTAACCGATGATGAAGCACTGGAAGCCTTCCAGCTTCTGGCTCGTAATGAAGGTATTATCCCGGCTCTTGAGTCGTCACACGCACTTGCTCACGCAGTGAAGATGGCTAAAGCCGATCCTGAAAAAGAGCAGATTCTGGTGGTAAACCTGTCTGGCCGTGGTGATAAAGATATCTTCACCGTTCATAAACTACTTGATGAAAAAGGAGCGCTGTAA
- the trpA gene encoding tryptophan synthase subunit alpha encodes MDRYQSLFQRLAEKNQGAFVPFVTVGDPNPEQSLKIMETLVDSGADALELGIPFSDPLADGPTIQGANIRALDSGTTPDICLEQIGKIREKHPELPIGLLMYANLVYSRGVDFFYGLCAEAGVDSVLIADVPTNECGEFKRAADKYGIHSIFIAPPTASDETLKEVAHLGGGYTYLLSRAGVTGAETKANMPVTSLLERLNQFDAPPALLGFGISQPEQVKEAIEAGAAGAISGSAVVKIIEANVGDNAAMLAKLGEFVSSMKAATQK; translated from the coding sequence ATGGATCGCTATCAATCTCTGTTTCAGCGTCTTGCTGAAAAAAATCAGGGCGCATTTGTTCCCTTCGTTACTGTCGGTGACCCTAACCCTGAGCAGTCTCTGAAAATTATGGAAACTCTGGTAGATTCTGGTGCGGATGCGCTGGAACTGGGCATTCCTTTTTCTGATCCGCTGGCCGATGGACCAACCATTCAGGGTGCAAACATCCGGGCGCTGGATTCCGGCACAACACCGGATATCTGCCTTGAGCAGATCGGCAAAATTCGTGAAAAACACCCTGAACTGCCAATCGGTCTGCTGATGTATGCCAACCTGGTTTACTCAAGAGGCGTGGATTTCTTCTATGGTCTTTGCGCTGAAGCAGGTGTTGACTCGGTACTGATTGCGGATGTTCCGACCAACGAATGCGGTGAGTTTAAACGTGCGGCTGATAAGTACGGCATCCACTCTATCTTTATCGCACCACCAACCGCTTCGGATGAAACTCTGAAAGAAGTGGCTCACTTAGGCGGCGGTTATACTTACCTGCTTTCACGCGCTGGCGTTACCGGCGCTGAAACCAAGGCGAACATGCCGGTAACCAGTCTGCTTGAACGTCTGAACCAGTTTGATGCTCCACCAGCTCTTCTTGGTTTTGGTATTTCTCAGCCTGAGCAGGTGAAAGAAGCCATTGAAGCCGGCGCAGCAGGTGCAATCTCAGGCTCTGCTGTTGTAAAAATCATTGAAGCCAATGTTGGTGACAATGCTGCAATGCTGGCGAAACTGGGTGAATTTGTCTCTTCTATGAAGGCTGCTACTCAGAAGTAA
- a CDS encoding septation protein A, giving the protein MKQLIDFIPLIIFFALYKMYDIYVATGALIVATAVQIGLTYILYKKVEKMQLITFVMVAVFGGMTIFFHDDNFIKWKVTIVYALFALGLTVTHFMGKPLIKGMLGQEITLPDTTWNKINWAWVAFFCVCAVGNVYVAFSLPLDVWVNFKVFGLLAATFAFTLLTGIYIYKHMPKEESEEK; this is encoded by the coding sequence ATGAAACAACTTATTGATTTTATTCCGCTAATTATCTTTTTTGCTCTGTACAAAATGTACGATATCTATGTCGCAACCGGCGCGCTTATCGTTGCAACAGCCGTTCAGATTGGCCTTACCTACATTCTGTACAAAAAAGTAGAAAAAATGCAGCTTATCACCTTTGTGATGGTTGCCGTATTTGGTGGAATGACAATCTTTTTCCACGATGACAACTTTATCAAATGGAAAGTAACCATAGTGTATGCCCTGTTCGCGCTTGGGCTGACAGTGACCCACTTTATGGGTAAACCACTGATTAAAGGCATGCTGGGCCAGGAAATCACTCTGCCCGATACCACCTGGAACAAAATCAACTGGGCATGGGTCGCTTTCTTCTGTGTATGTGCCGTTGGCAACGTATACGTAGCCTTTAGCCTGCCGCTGGATGTTTGGGTTAACTTCAAGGTCTTTGGCCTGCTGGCCGCCACATTCGCATTTACTCTGCTGACCGGCATCTATATCTACAAACATATGCCCAAAGAAGAATCAGAAGAAAAATAA
- the yciA gene encoding acyl-CoA thioester hydrolase YciA, with protein MNDTSKTEPRGKMLLRTLAMPADTNANGDIFGGWIMSQIDLAGGILAKEISGGRTVTVSVSGITFKKPVSVGDVVCCYGECTKIGRTSMQIALEVWVKPVYEEGPKERFQVCEATFNYVAIDSEGKPRAVNPNN; from the coding sequence ATGAACGACACATCTAAAACAGAACCTCGTGGAAAAATGCTTCTGCGCACTCTGGCTATGCCGGCAGATACCAATGCCAACGGCGATATCTTCGGTGGCTGGATCATGTCTCAGATTGACCTTGCCGGTGGTATTCTGGCAAAGGAAATATCCGGAGGTCGCACGGTAACCGTTTCAGTATCCGGCATTACCTTTAAAAAGCCAGTGAGCGTTGGCGATGTTGTATGCTGCTATGGTGAATGCACCAAAATCGGCCGCACCTCCATGCAGATAGCATTGGAGGTCTGGGTAAAACCCGTTTATGAAGAAGGTCCAAAAGAACGCTTTCAGGTTTGTGAAGCGACTTTTAACTATGTTGCAATTGACAGCGAAGGAAAGCCTCGCGCAGTTAATCCCAATAACTAA
- a CDS encoding YciI family protein — protein sequence MWYVIFSQDVENSLEKRMGVREKHLARLQQLQDEGRLLTAGPMPAIDSENPGEAGFTGSTVIAEFNSLEEAKSWADADPYIEAGVYDNVIVKPFKKVF from the coding sequence ATGTGGTATGTCATTTTTTCTCAGGACGTTGAGAACTCTCTGGAAAAACGTATGGGTGTAAGAGAAAAGCACCTTGCGCGTCTTCAACAACTTCAGGATGAAGGAAGACTTCTGACCGCGGGCCCTATGCCGGCAATTGACTCTGAAAACCCGGGTGAAGCAGGTTTTACAGGCTCAACGGTAATTGCTGAATTTAACTCTCTTGAAGAGGCAAAAAGCTGGGCAGACGCCGACCCGTATATCGAAGCCGGTGTTTACGATAATGTCATCGTAAAACCATTTAAGAAAGTATTCTGA
- a CDS encoding GspS/AspS pilotin family protein, producing MFTKTVRTAALIAAGLSLFGCASSDKEEERLAALASQRAQVLSAGLPIEHGPLKVMQAKADGKVIKLMMIYNDSRAIPVQKLISSSINYYCSNPDVKQNLDLGLSYQIKIRNSRGQLLTDQGISADSCQ from the coding sequence ATGTTTACTAAAACAGTCAGAACAGCCGCTCTCATTGCGGCAGGTCTTAGCCTGTTTGGCTGCGCTTCCTCTGATAAGGAAGAGGAGCGCCTGGCTGCACTTGCATCACAAAGAGCCCAGGTTCTCTCTGCCGGTCTGCCGATTGAGCATGGCCCGCTAAAGGTTATGCAGGCAAAAGCCGACGGGAAAGTTATCAAGCTTATGATGATATACAACGACTCCCGTGCAATCCCGGTTCAGAAGCTGATTAGCAGCAGTATCAACTACTACTGTTCAAACCCTGACGTTAAACAAAACCTTGACCTTGGCCTTTCTTACCAAATCAAAATCAGAAACTCCCGCGGTCAGCTTCTGACCGATCAGGGAATTTCTGCTGACTCCTGTCAATAA